One part of the Tenacibaculum sp. 190130A14a genome encodes these proteins:
- a CDS encoding DoxX family protein, with protein sequence MELIQKNITEILALLFLIVTFLQSGIDKVTDWNGNLSFIKDHFKNSPLKNMVPLLLAVILVLELLAGALMFVGIFHLATTGNHEMALIGAELSAVTLIFLLVGQRLAKDYAGAMTLAVYFVISIFTVFLLNK encoded by the coding sequence ATGGAACTTATACAAAAAAACATTACTGAAATTTTAGCCTTATTATTTTTAATAGTTACTTTTTTACAATCAGGTATAGATAAGGTAACAGATTGGAATGGAAACTTATCTTTTATAAAAGACCATTTTAAAAACTCACCTTTAAAAAATATGGTACCGTTATTATTGGCTGTTATTTTAGTTTTAGAATTATTAGCTGGTGCTTTAATGTTTGTTGGAATTTTTCATTTGGCTACCACAGGTAATCATGAGATGGCTTTAATTGGAGCTGAGCTTTCTGCAGTGACTTTAATTTTTTTATTAGTAGGACAACGTTTGGCTAAAGATTATGCTGGTGCAATGACCTTAGCTGTTTACTTTGTAATTTCAATTTTTACAGTATTTTTATTAAATAAGTAA